The following coding sequences are from one Epilithonimonas vandammei window:
- a CDS encoding NAD(P)/FAD-dependent oxidoreductase, which produces MREKIVIIGGGFAGLQLAKHLNNQGKYKVMVIDKMNHHMFQPLFYQVATGRIEPSNISFPFRKIFQKSKNIQFRMTEVKKIIPSENKVIGEIGVFTYDKLVIATGCKTNFFGNQKMQELALGMKNTQEAITIRNHILMTFEKMIIERKASDDGNWNLVIVGSGPTGVELAGAFSEMKTNILPRDYPRMNFSDLNIILISAGDKPLEAMSQESQDAAEDYLKQLGVKFLKNERVTDYDGEVINMASGNSIPTNNVIWAAGVTGNIIDDFNKENLVRNRYIVNRYNQVKGFDNIFAIGDIAYMETPKYPQGHPQVANVAINQGKNLAKNFKKDSKKDWTEYEYIDRGSMATIGKYRAVVDLPKFKFQGFLAWYLWMFLHLMLILSVRNKLAIFFNWMWSYINKDSSLRLIIVPSKKNPTEQ; this is translated from the coding sequence ATGAGGGAAAAGATAGTCATCATTGGCGGCGGATTTGCAGGCTTGCAATTGGCAAAACATTTGAACAACCAAGGGAAATACAAAGTGATGGTCATAGACAAGATGAATCATCATATGTTTCAGCCATTATTCTATCAAGTGGCAACAGGACGAATAGAACCTTCTAATATCTCTTTCCCTTTCAGAAAAATCTTCCAAAAGTCCAAGAATATCCAGTTCAGAATGACTGAAGTGAAAAAGATTATTCCATCCGAAAATAAAGTGATTGGCGAGATTGGGGTTTTCACTTATGACAAACTCGTGATTGCGACAGGTTGTAAAACCAATTTCTTTGGCAATCAAAAGATGCAAGAATTGGCTCTCGGAATGAAAAATACACAAGAAGCCATTACTATAAGAAATCATATTTTGATGACTTTCGAAAAGATGATTATCGAAAGAAAAGCCAGCGACGACGGCAACTGGAATCTCGTCATCGTAGGAAGCGGACCAACCGGAGTGGAACTCGCAGGTGCTTTTTCCGAAATGAAAACCAACATTCTCCCAAGAGATTATCCTAGAATGAATTTTTCTGACCTTAATATTATTCTGATAAGTGCTGGTGATAAACCACTGGAAGCGATGAGCCAAGAATCTCAGGACGCTGCAGAAGATTATTTGAAACAACTGGGTGTTAAATTTTTAAAAAATGAACGCGTTACGGATTACGATGGAGAAGTCATCAATATGGCAAGTGGCAATTCTATCCCAACAAACAATGTGATTTGGGCTGCAGGAGTTACCGGAAACATCATTGATGATTTTAACAAAGAAAATCTAGTTCGAAATCGATATATCGTCAATCGGTACAACCAAGTTAAAGGTTTTGATAACATTTTTGCGATCGGCGATATCGCTTATATGGAAACACCCAAATATCCTCAAGGTCATCCTCAGGTTGCGAATGTCGCCATTAATCAAGGGAAAAATCTGGCTAAAAATTTCAAAAAAGATTCCAAAAAAGACTGGACAGAATACGAATATATCGATCGCGGTTCTATGGCAACTATCGGGAAATACAGAGCTGTTGTAGATCTTCCGAAATTCAAATTTCAAGGTTTTCTTGCTTGGTATCTGTGGATGTTCTTACATTTGATGCTAATTCTGAGTGTCAGAAACAAATTGGCAATCTTCTTCAACTGGATGTGGAGTTACATTAATAAAGACTCTTCTCTCCGACTGATTATTGTGCCATCTAAGAAAAATCCTACCGAACAATAA
- a CDS encoding YncE family protein — protein MKIRKLLAGFFAASLLLTTACKDDEIFENDIVKGAYQGGILLGVEGGFNKNQAEVSYLSSDLSTLSENIYASNNDNQPLGDVLQTIAFKDDKAYLVVNNSNKVEVVDRYTFKKTATFQAEQARGIAFAGNYVYVTSNDFFSTYAVNVYNATTFAPVKKLSFDRYAEKIVSVGDQIVVQTDGSTYEMTPPYNEIPTGHTITTINSTTNTVDKTITLTDNGIINDMISANGFAYVLSTENTDSYIYEVNTKTGTFTSSKLAGIKAAKLRFADNKLFFADSDGNIYSKGTAANTTATKLFKYAKTTGLYLYGLNIIDDKVYISDVNFNGPSKVMIYSLQGNLIKTLSAGIGVNGFYKN, from the coding sequence ATGAAAATCAGAAAATTACTTGCGGGCTTCTTTGCTGCATCATTACTTTTAACCACGGCGTGTAAAGACGACGAAATATTTGAAAATGATATTGTAAAAGGCGCTTATCAAGGTGGAATTCTTTTGGGTGTAGAAGGTGGGTTTAACAAAAACCAGGCAGAAGTATCTTATCTATCTTCAGACTTATCAACTTTGTCAGAAAATATATATGCTAGTAATAATGACAACCAACCTTTAGGAGATGTTTTACAAACTATAGCTTTCAAAGATGACAAGGCTTATCTTGTAGTCAACAACTCCAACAAAGTAGAAGTGGTAGACCGTTATACTTTTAAGAAAACAGCAACATTCCAGGCAGAACAAGCCAGAGGAATCGCTTTTGCAGGAAATTATGTCTATGTAACCAGCAATGATTTTTTCAGCACTTATGCAGTCAATGTTTACAATGCTACTACTTTTGCTCCAGTTAAAAAACTTTCTTTTGACAGATATGCAGAAAAAATTGTAAGTGTTGGAGATCAGATTGTTGTTCAGACAGATGGTTCTACTTATGAGATGACACCACCTTATAACGAAATCCCAACGGGTCACACCATTACCACAATCAATTCTACTACTAATACAGTTGATAAAACCATTACACTTACGGATAACGGAATCATCAATGATATGATATCAGCTAATGGTTTTGCTTATGTTCTTTCTACGGAAAATACAGATTCTTATATCTATGAAGTTAATACAAAGACAGGTACTTTTACAAGTTCTAAATTAGCTGGAATAAAAGCTGCTAAACTGAGATTCGCAGATAACAAATTGTTTTTTGCAGATTCAGACGGTAATATTTACAGTAAAGGAACAGCCGCTAATACAACAGCTACTAAACTTTTCAAATATGCTAAAACGACAGGCCTTTATTTATATGGTCTTAACATCATAGATGATAAAGTTTATATCTCTGATGTCAATTTTAACGGACCAAGCAAAGTGATGATCTATTCTCTACAGGGGAATTTGATCAAGACACTTTCTGCAGGAATAGGCGTGAACGGTTTCTATAAAAATTAA
- a CDS encoding TonB-dependent receptor yields MKKLVFALFFLLLLNQFSAQETLIDTVLIDNQYRKASKTVKIENINSDKILQNSTSLSDLLRFQSNIYIKENGRGATSSPSFRGTTAQQTAFVWNGININSVFLGQGDINTLSPLSYENVGVKYGGGSVVYGSGAIGGSIHLNNILDYNKGFSGNLFSEYSSFATINSVASAKYSDENFSFNFNFNHSQSENEYEVEEKYYKNRNGAYQNSAFNLGMAYKLSTNNELYWQTQLYDGVQNYALLSEFSTPTKYETQSFRSLLGWKLRNSKFSNEFKLAYLTDDYQYFSNSTKNDSQSGGASEQFILKSDFNYQLTQKSSFNNILEYNYLTSESFKTQRLPANRNQGSIAVLYRNNELKNLFLELGAKKDFVEDFSSPYLFSAGANYQAKPWYQIKFNLSKNFRAPSFNDLYWVQGGNLNLKAETSKQAELSQIIKLKNWKFSVTSYFMDIKNMIRWLPNIAGMYEATNTDRVKSWGLESQVGYNYFKNNHHIETQISYSYTQSNDQKLKKQLPYVPFHNLNGYFSYHYKKYTIFAQGIWNGKIFSDSEESEKLALESFAIINGGISVEILRGTKIGFKANNITDKVYRTVYGYYMPKRNFAINLNLNF; encoded by the coding sequence ATGAAAAAACTTGTTTTTGCGCTCTTTTTCCTTTTATTACTGAATCAATTTTCCGCTCAGGAAACGTTGATAGATACCGTATTAATTGATAATCAATATAGGAAAGCATCTAAAACTGTGAAAATTGAGAACATTAATTCTGATAAGATTTTACAAAACTCCACATCGTTATCAGATTTACTACGTTTTCAATCTAACATTTACATCAAGGAAAATGGTCGTGGCGCAACTTCATCTCCCTCTTTTCGTGGAACAACAGCACAACAAACCGCTTTTGTCTGGAACGGAATTAATATCAATTCTGTTTTCCTTGGTCAGGGCGACATTAATACTTTGAGTCCGCTGAGTTATGAAAATGTCGGAGTTAAATATGGCGGCGGAAGTGTGGTTTATGGAAGCGGAGCGATTGGAGGCTCTATCCACCTCAACAACATTCTTGATTATAACAAAGGTTTTAGTGGAAATCTGTTTTCGGAATATAGTTCTTTTGCGACAATTAACTCGGTGGCATCTGCTAAATATAGCGATGAGAATTTTAGTTTTAATTTTAATTTCAACCACTCGCAAAGCGAAAATGAGTACGAAGTGGAAGAAAAATATTACAAAAACAGAAATGGAGCTTATCAAAACTCCGCTTTCAATCTGGGAATGGCCTACAAATTATCAACAAATAATGAACTCTACTGGCAGACTCAGCTCTATGACGGCGTTCAAAACTATGCGCTTTTGTCTGAATTTTCTACACCTACAAAATATGAAACTCAAAGTTTTCGCAGTTTACTAGGCTGGAAATTAAGAAATAGCAAATTCAGCAACGAATTCAAATTGGCTTACTTAACTGATGATTATCAATACTTTTCAAACTCGACAAAAAACGATTCTCAAAGCGGAGGCGCTTCTGAACAGTTTATTTTAAAATCAGATTTTAATTACCAACTGACCCAAAAATCATCTTTCAACAACATTTTAGAATACAACTATCTCACTTCTGAAAGCTTCAAAACACAAAGGTTACCTGCTAACAGAAATCAAGGCTCCATCGCCGTTTTGTACCGAAATAACGAGTTGAAAAATCTATTTCTAGAATTGGGAGCCAAGAAAGATTTTGTTGAAGACTTCAGCAGTCCTTATTTATTTTCTGCGGGAGCAAATTATCAAGCAAAACCTTGGTATCAGATAAAATTTAATCTTTCAAAAAACTTTAGGGCGCCGAGTTTTAATGATCTGTACTGGGTGCAAGGAGGGAATTTGAATTTGAAGGCAGAAACTTCGAAACAGGCAGAACTGTCTCAAATCATTAAATTAAAAAATTGGAAATTCTCTGTCACATCGTATTTTATGGACATCAAAAACATGATACGATGGCTTCCCAATATTGCAGGAATGTATGAAGCCACCAATACGGACAGAGTAAAGTCTTGGGGATTGGAATCACAAGTTGGATATAATTATTTCAAAAATAATCATCACATTGAAACACAAATATCCTACTCATACACGCAATCTAATGATCAGAAACTGAAAAAACAACTTCCTTACGTTCCCTTTCACAACCTCAATGGTTATTTTTCTTATCATTATAAAAAGTATACAATTTTTGCTCAAGGTATCTGGAATGGAAAAATATTCAGCGATTCGGAAGAATCTGAAAAATTAGCCTTAGAATCATTCGCCATAATTAATGGAGGCATCTCGGTAGAAATCTTAAGAGGAACTAAAATAGGCTTCAAAGCCAATAATATCACGGACAAAGTTTACAGAACTGTTTACGGCTATTATATGCCGAAACGAAATTTTGCCATCAATTTGAATTTAAATTTTTAA
- the mutY gene encoding A/G-specific adenine glycosylase produces the protein MKTNKQNADFLHIGKKLTKWYDSNARQLPWRENQLPYNIWISEIVLQQTQVKQGLGHYLRFIERFPTVVELHNASEDDVLLYWKGLGYYSRAINLHKAAHQVLEDFGGEFPNHYNDILKLKGIGKYTAAAIASICFEEKVPAVDGNFYRVLSRIFADDFDISGSKAFQYFSDLALLIMPDDKAGEFNQAIMDIGSEICKPKNPLCGECPVNDDCTAFQTGRVSEFPVKTKKVKVSDLSLKYFFVKHKNQFLIKQRGDEFIWKKLYEFPISIPENWTDYIVNSKIISHKLTHKNMTIEINTVEVESKSGFETFALKNDYTIADDSQAEEKSFPKPLENFYKKRNISETGKFPF, from the coding sequence TTGAAAACAAACAAACAAAATGCTGATTTTCTTCACATTGGAAAAAAGCTCACAAAGTGGTACGATAGCAATGCCAGACAACTTCCCTGGAGAGAAAACCAGCTTCCTTATAATATATGGATAAGTGAGATAGTTCTGCAGCAAACACAAGTCAAGCAAGGACTCGGTCATTATCTCAGATTTATAGAAAGATTCCCGACTGTTGTAGAGCTTCACAATGCTTCGGAAGACGATGTATTATTATATTGGAAAGGTTTGGGTTATTATTCCCGAGCGATTAATCTTCACAAAGCAGCTCATCAGGTTTTAGAAGATTTTGGAGGCGAGTTTCCTAACCATTATAATGACATTTTAAAATTAAAAGGTATCGGAAAATATACGGCTGCTGCCATTGCAAGTATTTGTTTTGAAGAAAAAGTTCCTGCAGTAGATGGTAACTTCTATAGAGTTTTGTCAAGGATTTTTGCTGATGATTTTGACATTTCAGGTTCGAAGGCTTTTCAATATTTTTCCGATTTGGCTTTGTTAATTATGCCCGATGATAAAGCTGGAGAATTCAATCAGGCGATAATGGATATTGGTTCTGAGATTTGTAAACCCAAAAACCCTCTTTGTGGAGAGTGCCCTGTGAATGATGACTGCACTGCTTTCCAAACAGGAAGAGTTTCGGAGTTTCCTGTAAAAACGAAAAAAGTTAAAGTTTCGGATTTGAGTTTGAAATATTTTTTTGTGAAGCATAAAAATCAATTTCTTATCAAACAAAGAGGGGACGAGTTTATCTGGAAAAAACTTTATGAATTCCCTATTTCGATTCCTGAAAATTGGACTGATTATATTGTCAATTCAAAAATAATCAGCCACAAACTAACGCATAAGAACATGACAATTGAAATCAATACTGTCGAAGTGGAATCGAAAAGCGGATTTGAAACATTTGCTTTAAAAAATGATTATACAATTGCTGATGACAGTCAGGCGGAAGAAAAATCCTTCCCAAAACCGTTGGAAAACTTTTACAAAAAAAGAAACATCTCAGAAACAGGAAAATTTCCATTCTAA
- a CDS encoding HU family DNA-binding protein, with amino-acid sequence MTKAELVNTISNKLGVEKNDTQKVIEAFMQEIRTSMYNGDNVYLRGFGSFIIKTRAAKTGRNISKNTAIEIPAHNIPAFKPSKTFVEKVKTKVAVK; translated from the coding sequence ATGACAAAGGCAGAATTGGTAAACACCATCTCGAATAAGCTGGGAGTAGAAAAGAATGATACACAGAAAGTTATAGAAGCTTTTATGCAGGAAATTAGGACCTCCATGTATAATGGAGATAATGTTTACCTAAGAGGATTTGGTTCTTTTATTATCAAAACAAGAGCGGCAAAGACCGGTAGAAATATCTCAAAGAATACAGCAATAGAAATCCCTGCTCATAACATTCCTGCTTTCAAACCTTCAAAAACATTTGTAGAGAAAGTAAAGACCAAAGTTGCAGTGAAATAA